One Paenarthrobacter aurescens TC1 DNA window includes the following coding sequences:
- a CDS encoding hypothetical protein (identified by Glimmer2; putative), whose product MSAPKHRADSAPAEAMFSVVKGEPTAEELAALAAVVLSLGAPQEVAASKPNVRHWVRRQQLRLDPTPGPGAWKRSRG is encoded by the coding sequence GTGAGCGCGCCAAAGCATCGCGCCGACTCGGCGCCCGCCGAAGCCATGTTCTCGGTGGTCAAGGGCGAGCCGACGGCCGAAGAGCTCGCGGCGCTTGCCGCCGTCGTGCTTTCCTTGGGCGCCCCGCAAGAGGTTGCCGCGTCCAAACCGAACGTCCGGCACTGGGTGCGTCGCCAGCAACTGCGTCTGGATCCCACGCCGGGTCCAGGTGCGTGGAAGCGCAGCCGGGGTTAA
- a CDS encoding putative bacterial protein of unknown function (DUF885) (identified by match to protein family HMM PF05960) has product MTTANTPVRPKSAIDAVADAYTEKLIELNPSFATTLGLPGHETEYQDYSPAGAAAHAEATRLALEALAGLEPSDDVDAVTLDAMRERLGLELEIHQSGWDAADLNNIASPAQDIRAIFDLMPTDTVEHWEHIAGRAANVPGAIEGYIASLRAAKDDRKVAAARQIRIVIEQTGRYAAEDGFFAKMAADASLGDAPLPAEVQDKLDAGTSAARSAYSALGAFLRDELLPVAPEKDAVGRERYSLASRSFIGAEVDLEETYAWGVQELERLISEQEKVAGQIKPGASIEEAKSILNNDPARQIKGTDALKAWMQELSDRAVSELADVHFDIPDVMKTLECMIAPTDEGGIYYTGPSDDFSRPGRMWWSVPAGEDTFTTWSETTTVFHEGVPGHHLQVATATYRRELLNNWRRNVCWVSGHGEGWALYAEQLMLELGYLKDPGDHMGMLDGQRMRAARVVFDIGVHLELPVPERWGTGTWTPEKGFDFLKANLDISEGQLQFEFTRYLGWPGQAPSYKVGQRLWEQIRAELESREGFDLKSFHSKALNIGSVGLDVLRRALLG; this is encoded by the coding sequence GTGACTACTGCAAACACTCCCGTACGCCCTAAGTCCGCCATCGATGCCGTCGCTGACGCGTACACAGAAAAGCTGATCGAACTCAATCCCAGCTTCGCCACCACACTGGGATTGCCGGGACACGAAACCGAATACCAGGACTACTCACCGGCCGGGGCAGCAGCCCATGCGGAGGCCACAAGGTTGGCTCTGGAGGCTCTGGCAGGCCTTGAGCCTTCCGATGATGTGGACGCTGTCACCCTCGATGCCATGCGGGAACGACTCGGCCTGGAACTGGAAATTCACCAGTCCGGCTGGGATGCAGCCGACCTCAACAACATCGCCTCGCCCGCCCAGGACATCCGTGCCATCTTCGACCTCATGCCCACGGACACGGTTGAACACTGGGAGCACATCGCGGGCCGCGCCGCCAACGTACCCGGTGCGATTGAGGGCTACATTGCGTCCTTGCGCGCCGCAAAAGACGACCGCAAGGTAGCCGCAGCACGCCAGATTCGGATCGTCATCGAACAAACCGGCCGGTACGCCGCCGAGGACGGCTTCTTCGCCAAGATGGCCGCAGACGCATCCCTTGGTGATGCGCCCCTGCCCGCCGAAGTCCAAGACAAGCTCGACGCCGGCACATCCGCCGCGCGGTCAGCGTACAGCGCCCTGGGAGCCTTCCTCCGCGACGAACTCCTCCCCGTCGCCCCCGAAAAGGACGCCGTGGGCCGCGAACGCTACTCCCTGGCCTCCCGTTCATTCATCGGCGCCGAAGTCGACCTGGAAGAGACCTACGCCTGGGGAGTCCAAGAGCTCGAGCGGCTCATCAGCGAGCAGGAGAAAGTTGCCGGCCAGATCAAGCCCGGTGCATCGATCGAGGAAGCCAAGAGCATCCTCAACAACGATCCCGCCCGCCAGATCAAAGGCACGGACGCACTTAAGGCCTGGATGCAGGAACTCTCCGACCGTGCCGTGTCCGAACTCGCCGACGTCCACTTCGACATCCCGGACGTCATGAAGACCCTCGAGTGCATGATCGCGCCCACCGACGAGGGCGGCATCTACTACACCGGACCGTCGGACGACTTCTCCCGGCCCGGCCGCATGTGGTGGTCCGTACCCGCCGGCGAAGACACCTTCACCACCTGGTCCGAAACCACCACGGTGTTCCACGAAGGCGTTCCCGGCCACCACCTCCAAGTGGCCACGGCAACCTACCGGCGTGAACTCCTCAACAACTGGCGCCGGAACGTCTGCTGGGTTTCCGGCCACGGCGAAGGCTGGGCACTCTACGCCGAACAACTCATGCTGGAACTGGGCTACCTCAAGGACCCGGGCGATCATATGGGCATGCTGGACGGCCAGCGCATGCGCGCAGCCCGCGTGGTGTTCGACATCGGCGTCCACTTGGAACTCCCCGTCCCCGAACGTTGGGGCACCGGCACCTGGACACCCGAGAAGGGATTCGACTTCCTCAAAGCCAACCTCGACATCAGCGAAGGCCAGCTCCAGTTCGAATTCACCCGCTACCTCGGATGGCCGGGCCAGGCGCCGTCCTACAAAGTGGGGCAGCGTTTGTGGGAGCAGATCCGCGCCGAGCTTGAATCCCGCGAAGGCTTCGACTTGAAGTCCTTCCACAGCAAAGCGCTGAACATCGGATCGGTCGGTTTGGACGTCCTGCGCCGGGCGTTGCTGGGCTGA
- a CDS encoding biotin--acetyl-CoA-carboxylase ligase (identified by similarity to SP:P42975; match to protein family HMM PF02237; match to protein family HMM PF03099; match to protein family HMM TIGR00121) — protein sequence MDAEQPESSEPQVLSGEVTSGQSRSPLDRGALDRDALLQPDFLSATGISQLNIVESTGSTNQDLVRAVTVEPKKWADLAVLTAEHQTAARGRLDRHWESPERSAVSVSMVLRPVTAEGMPVPTQSYSWLSLLAAVALREALQETAGITAEIKWPNDVLVNGRKVAGILAQMTPLGDGSVPAVILGVGLNVSLAEDELPVPTATSLALEGATTTDRTALLKSYLSRFARLYRSFCNSEGDPAAGLVGGPSLHKRVESAMVTLGREVRAHLPGDHELVGHASRLDEHGSLLVVDHGGREHVVTAGDVVHLRATESGYA from the coding sequence ATGGATGCCGAACAGCCAGAGAGCAGCGAACCACAGGTCTTGTCCGGAGAGGTGACGTCCGGGCAGTCCCGTTCCCCGTTGGATCGTGGGGCATTGGACCGTGATGCTCTGCTCCAGCCGGACTTCCTGTCTGCAACCGGCATCTCCCAGCTGAACATTGTCGAGTCCACGGGATCCACCAATCAGGACCTCGTCCGGGCTGTCACGGTTGAGCCCAAAAAATGGGCCGACCTTGCCGTGTTGACCGCAGAACACCAAACAGCGGCGCGCGGACGGCTGGACCGTCACTGGGAATCACCAGAGCGGTCGGCGGTGTCCGTCTCCATGGTGCTGCGTCCCGTCACGGCAGAAGGCATGCCGGTCCCGACGCAGAGCTACTCCTGGCTGTCGCTGCTAGCTGCAGTTGCGCTGCGCGAGGCCCTGCAGGAAACGGCAGGCATCACCGCGGAGATCAAGTGGCCCAATGACGTGCTGGTCAACGGGCGAAAGGTGGCCGGCATCCTGGCCCAGATGACCCCTTTGGGCGATGGCTCCGTTCCTGCGGTGATCCTGGGTGTCGGCCTCAATGTTTCCCTGGCCGAGGATGAACTTCCCGTTCCCACGGCAACCTCTCTCGCCCTGGAAGGGGCCACGACGACGGACCGCACCGCGCTGCTGAAGAGCTACCTTTCGCGCTTCGCCAGGCTGTACCGCAGCTTTTGCAACTCCGAAGGAGACCCTGCGGCCGGTTTGGTGGGTGGCCCGTCGCTGCACAAGCGCGTTGAGTCTGCCATGGTGACGTTGGGCCGCGAAGTTCGGGCACACCTTCCCGGGGATCACGAACTCGTGGGCCACGCCTCGCGCCTGGACGAGCACGGCTCGTTGCTGGTGGTGGACCATGGCGGCAGGGAACACGTAGTGACAGCCGGAGATGTGGTGCACTTGCGCGCCACAGAAAGCGGTTATGCGTAA
- a CDS encoding sodium:dicarboxylate symporter family protein (identified by match to protein family HMM PF00375) gives MSTSTNTSPAAGKTGFRLPKWAGSFGVQIIAALIIGLVLGLIAKYTGSTKTAPNGLGATLQTIGSSYVSLLQTAVVPLIFTAVVSSIANLRQVSNAARLAWNTLLWFAITSLVSVLIGIGLGVLLQPGAATGITEEAKYTGKTGDWWAFLIGLFPKNFLGLGASSTVTESANAATTVSTAVNFNVLQILVIAIAIGVAALKVGKQAEAFLTFNASALAVIQKVLWWIIRIAPLGTIGLIGNAVAIYGWDTIGSLGKFTAAIYIGLALVLFVLYPILVRVHGLSVKQYFSGVWPAVQLAFVSRSSIGTLPLTQRVTERNLGVPSGYASFAVPLGATTKMDGCAAIYPAIAAIFVAQFFGINLDFSQYLLIVLVSVLGSAATAGTTGAVVMLTLTLSTLGLPLAGVGLLLAIDPILDMGRTAVNVAGQALVPAIVAKRQGILDESLYNAPRNGAAFADEFAADKAAAENNERELADSKA, from the coding sequence GTGAGCACCTCAACCAACACTTCCCCAGCAGCTGGCAAGACCGGCTTCCGGCTCCCCAAGTGGGCCGGTTCCTTCGGCGTCCAGATCATCGCAGCCCTCATCATCGGCCTCGTCCTCGGCCTTATTGCCAAGTACACGGGCAGCACCAAGACCGCCCCCAACGGCCTCGGCGCTACTCTCCAAACGATCGGCTCCAGCTACGTCTCGTTGCTGCAGACCGCCGTCGTTCCTTTGATTTTCACCGCCGTGGTGAGCTCCATTGCGAATCTGCGTCAGGTCTCCAACGCTGCCCGACTCGCATGGAACACGCTGCTCTGGTTCGCCATCACTTCGCTGGTTTCGGTGCTGATCGGCATTGGGCTGGGCGTCCTCCTGCAGCCCGGCGCAGCCACGGGTATCACCGAAGAGGCCAAGTACACAGGTAAGACCGGCGACTGGTGGGCCTTCCTGATCGGCCTGTTCCCCAAGAACTTCCTTGGACTCGGTGCCAGCTCCACCGTCACTGAAAGTGCCAACGCCGCCACAACGGTCAGCACTGCAGTCAACTTCAACGTGCTCCAGATCCTGGTGATCGCCATCGCCATCGGCGTTGCAGCCCTCAAGGTGGGCAAGCAGGCCGAAGCCTTCCTGACGTTCAACGCTTCCGCACTGGCCGTCATCCAGAAGGTCCTGTGGTGGATCATCCGTATCGCTCCGCTTGGCACCATCGGCCTGATCGGCAACGCTGTGGCCATCTACGGCTGGGACACCATCGGCTCCCTGGGTAAATTCACCGCAGCCATCTACATCGGTTTGGCCCTGGTGCTCTTTGTCCTTTACCCGATCCTGGTCCGCGTCCACGGCCTCTCCGTCAAGCAGTACTTCTCCGGTGTTTGGCCGGCCGTGCAGCTGGCCTTCGTCTCCCGCTCTTCCATCGGCACACTGCCGCTCACGCAGCGCGTCACTGAGCGGAACCTGGGCGTCCCCTCCGGCTACGCTTCCTTTGCCGTGCCGCTCGGTGCCACCACCAAGATGGATGGCTGCGCAGCAATCTACCCGGCCATTGCAGCGATTTTCGTGGCACAGTTCTTCGGCATCAACCTGGACTTCAGCCAGTACCTGCTCATCGTGCTGGTCTCCGTCCTCGGTTCCGCCGCTACGGCAGGTACCACCGGCGCCGTCGTCATGCTCACACTGACCCTGTCCACGCTGGGACTTCCGCTGGCCGGCGTCGGCCTTCTGCTGGCGATCGACCCCATCCTGGACATGGGCCGCACCGCCGTCAACGTGGCAGGCCAGGCACTGGTTCCCGCCATCGTGGCCAAGCGCCAAGGCATCCTGGACGAGTCGCTCTACAACGCACCCCGCAACGGTGCCGCATTCGCTGATGAGTTCGCCGCCGACAAGGCAGCGGCTGAAAACAACGAGCGCGAGCTGGCCGACTCAAAGGCCTAG
- a CDS encoding oxidoreductase, short chain dehydrogenase/reductase family (identified by match to protein family HMM PF00106), which translates to MATASLKGKTILMSGGSRGIGLAIATRAARDGANIVLMAKTGDPHPKLEGTVFTAAEQLVDAGGQALPLVGDVRNDDDVAAAVAAAVERFGGIDVVVNNASAIDLSRTDAVDMKRYDLMQDINVRGTFLLSKLALPALRESSHGHILTLSPPLNLDPKWAGMHLAYTMAKYGMSLTTLGLAEELKDDGVSVNSLWPCTLIDTAAIRNMPGGQQIVQAARGPEIMADAAHAVLTGSGSTGNFYTDEEVLRAAGVSDFTPYSLGAPEDRLVPDIFL; encoded by the coding sequence GTGGCCACTGCTTCGCTCAAGGGCAAGACCATTCTCATGTCCGGCGGCAGCCGCGGCATAGGCTTGGCCATTGCCACCCGTGCAGCCCGCGACGGCGCCAACATTGTGCTCATGGCCAAGACCGGCGACCCCCACCCCAAACTTGAGGGCACAGTCTTTACCGCCGCAGAGCAGCTCGTCGATGCGGGCGGCCAGGCACTGCCGCTGGTCGGGGACGTCCGCAATGATGACGACGTCGCCGCAGCAGTCGCCGCCGCCGTCGAACGTTTCGGGGGAATCGACGTAGTGGTGAACAACGCCTCGGCGATCGATCTGTCCCGCACCGACGCGGTGGACATGAAGCGCTACGACCTTATGCAGGACATCAATGTCCGCGGCACGTTCCTGCTATCCAAACTGGCACTTCCCGCCTTGCGTGAATCAAGCCACGGCCACATTCTCACCCTTTCCCCGCCCCTCAACCTGGACCCCAAATGGGCCGGAATGCACTTGGCCTACACCATGGCAAAGTATGGGATGAGCCTCACCACCTTGGGGCTCGCCGAAGAGCTGAAGGACGACGGCGTTTCGGTCAACTCGCTCTGGCCATGCACCCTGATCGACACCGCAGCAATCCGGAACATGCCCGGTGGGCAGCAGATCGTACAGGCGGCCCGAGGCCCGGAAATCATGGCCGATGCCGCCCACGCAGTGCTGACGGGATCTGGCTCGACCGGGAACTTCTACACGGACGAAGAAGTGCTGCGCGCTGCGGGCGTGTCGGATTTCACTCCTTATAGTCTCGGCGCGCCCGAAGACCGCTTGGTGCCGGACATCTTCCTCTAA
- a CDS encoding propionyl-CoA carboxylase complex B subunit (identified by match to protein family HMM PF01039): protein MSHDLTTTAGKIADFRDRQARAEQPSGPEAIEKQHARGKNTARERIDLLVDPGSFVEFDALAVHRSTAFGMEKKKPLGDGVVSGYGTVDGRLIAIYSQDFSVYGGSLSQVNGEKIVKVQEFALRNGCPVVGINDGGGARIQEGVASLAMFADIFRNNVHASGVVPQISLIMGPCAGGAAYSPALTDYVVMVDKTSHMFITGPDVIKTVTGEDVDMETLGGARQHNATTGTSTYLASDEADAIEFVRELLDFLPSNNLSEAPVVEHDQELELNDDDHSLDGLIPDSANQPYDMRKVIEQIVDDAHFLEMQSLYAPNVMIGYGRVEGHTVGIVANQPMQFAGTLDISASEKAARFVRHCDAFNIPIITLVDVPGFLPGKDQEFQGIIRRGAKLLYAYAEATVPKLTVITRKAYGGAYIVMGSKKLGADLNLAWPTAQIGVMGAQGAVNILYRRDLAAVAEAGGDVEAKRAEIIQGYEEELLNPYQAAQLGYVDAVIAPSDTRLQIIRGLRALRDKRASLPTKKHGNIPL from the coding sequence ATGAGCCACGATCTGACAACGACAGCGGGAAAGATTGCCGACTTCCGCGACCGCCAGGCCCGTGCGGAACAGCCTTCCGGCCCGGAAGCGATCGAAAAGCAGCACGCGCGCGGCAAGAACACCGCCCGCGAACGCATCGACCTCCTGGTTGACCCCGGATCGTTCGTCGAGTTCGACGCCCTCGCAGTCCACCGTTCCACCGCCTTCGGCATGGAGAAGAAGAAGCCGCTGGGTGACGGTGTTGTTTCCGGCTACGGCACAGTGGACGGCCGCCTGATCGCCATCTACAGCCAGGACTTCAGTGTCTACGGCGGCTCACTGAGCCAGGTCAACGGCGAAAAGATCGTTAAGGTCCAGGAATTCGCCCTCCGCAACGGCTGCCCGGTTGTGGGCATTAACGACGGCGGCGGCGCACGAATCCAGGAAGGCGTCGCCTCGCTGGCCATGTTCGCGGACATCTTCCGCAACAACGTCCATGCTTCCGGCGTGGTCCCCCAGATCTCCCTCATCATGGGCCCGTGCGCCGGTGGCGCCGCCTACTCCCCCGCCCTGACCGACTACGTGGTCATGGTGGACAAGACGTCCCACATGTTCATCACCGGACCGGACGTCATCAAGACCGTCACCGGCGAAGACGTGGACATGGAAACCCTCGGTGGCGCCCGCCAGCACAATGCCACCACAGGTACCTCCACCTACCTGGCATCGGATGAAGCTGACGCCATTGAGTTCGTGCGCGAGCTCCTGGACTTCCTCCCCTCCAACAACCTGTCCGAGGCCCCCGTGGTGGAGCACGACCAGGAACTGGAACTCAACGACGACGACCACTCGCTTGACGGCCTGATCCCCGATTCCGCCAACCAGCCTTACGACATGCGCAAAGTCATCGAGCAGATTGTTGACGACGCCCACTTCCTTGAGATGCAGTCGCTGTACGCTCCCAACGTGATGATCGGCTACGGCCGCGTAGAGGGACACACCGTGGGCATCGTGGCCAACCAGCCCATGCAGTTCGCGGGAACACTGGACATCTCGGCCTCGGAGAAAGCCGCCCGCTTTGTCCGTCACTGCGACGCGTTCAACATCCCCATCATCACGCTGGTAGACGTCCCCGGCTTCCTGCCCGGCAAAGATCAGGAGTTCCAAGGCATCATCCGCCGCGGCGCCAAGCTCCTTTACGCCTACGCAGAGGCAACAGTTCCGAAGCTCACGGTCATCACCCGTAAGGCCTATGGTGGCGCGTACATCGTGATGGGCTCCAAGAAGCTGGGCGCGGACCTGAACCTCGCGTGGCCCACCGCGCAGATTGGCGTCATGGGCGCCCAGGGTGCAGTGAATATCCTTTACCGTCGCGATCTCGCTGCCGTTGCCGAGGCCGGCGGCGACGTCGAAGCCAAGCGCGCCGAGATCATCCAAGGCTACGAGGAAGAACTCCTCAACCCGTACCAGGCAGCACAGCTGGGCTACGTTGACGCAGTCATCGCTCCCTCGGACACTCGCCTGCAGATCATCCGCGGCCTCCGCGCCCTCCGCGACAAGCGCGCGAGCCTGCCCACCAAGAAGCACGGAAACATCCCCCTGTGA